The genomic DNA aaaaatgtttgtaGCTCTTCACCCTAGTTCTGAAGTGGGAAAATCGTCGACATTTTACTGAGTCGCTGTACCTTGGTTATATTTGACGAATAGAAAGCATAAGGAAAATTCGAATTTTACAAGTTCATTGATTCGAATGTGCAAAAACTATTGACACCACAAACTGATTACTTAACAACATCTACGCGGTCCAATAGAAAGCGCGAGCAAAATCGAGGATTTCAAGTGTTATTCTTTCAAGAAAGACAATGGCCCGACGAAAGAGCCATCGATTTCCGGGACCTGCGGTTAGGTAAATGGGTCGAACTTGAAATGTGTGGGGCGAACTTGGAGGGCGAAACGTTCAGTTACCCCGCAGCTTATGCGACCACTATAAATAAAACGTAAATCAGCATTCTGATTAGTCCCTTGCACTTAAATTTGCTCCAGGTGACACTTCATGTCAGCATTGAATCTTGCGTTAGGATCGTGGCTTCGAGAATAGCTACCCAAGAGCCAATGGTGCGTCTGATAACTTGAACTCGACAGAAATTAGAATAACTTGAATcatataaatatttattgaGTTCTTGTACAGACTTAGCCGATTTCCTAATGTCGAAGGACCAATGAAAAGCGTAAGTCGTACACTGAGCTTGACGTTGAAGTACAAGACAGATGTCGAAAATCGAGAGTCGGTTCGAACTGAATTACAATAAATATGATAAAATACAACTAAGCTATTGAAACCGGCGTTACAACAAAGATGATACTGACGTTGAAAAGGTTAGAAACTAGGTGTAGGCATACAAATGCCGATCAACATATATACGAACTAAACTTGGCACGGAAAAGAACAACTTAAAACATAATAACTTGATACCGATGCACGACCGTGCAAGACTAGACAAAACCTTAGATCTACATGCTGAAAAATACTGAAACTAAACATCCTAAAGGGACGTTTACGGTCCATAACTTGTCACTAGTGTACTTAGCAACCATATAAAgggtaaagaaaattaaaagggcTCACGTTTGGTCTGCGACGCACCCAGCAAATACAGAACCGAAGACTTGACTTGTGATAGCGCACACACTAAACAAAACTGAACTCTGAGTGAATAGCTTACTTATATATCCACAGGACGAACCAAACAACTAAGCTATGATTGATAATTGCGGGATTAGGAGATAAAGAATTTCCGGGCAAATCAACGTGATTGCGTGCGTAAATTATCTTAACTTGCAGCGGTAGCTAACACTTAATTACTTGCTAATTGGTTTAGCGCTTGCTCACgaaatgttaaaaataaaaacacgtTTGAACCCGACAAGGATTAATGAGCAACAGTATTATAATGCCGGAAAGTGGCCGTTCTTGCTATAATTTTGTCGCTACGTTAAGCAGGGCCCTGGTGATGAGTGACCCGGTGTATATCGGGTTATGAGAGCCTTGTAGCGCTTGCCCGCCCCGTGACCTCCGTAAAACATCAACTCTAGATAAGTAGTTTCACGTCTACGGCAAACATCAGGTTGCAGTTTGTAATTATCCAAAAGATGACCAAACAAAAATAAGGGCACGTCTTGAGGTTTTATGACCATCCATGGCAGCTGACTTTTTTCGTCCCTGCTTTGCAGATCCACATTCCAAGCTCCAGTATGTTGATTCTTTTTATAATTTAAATCCTTTTAAAGTAACCAATGAAAACATGGTTTGCGAAAAGAACGTTCACAATGATACTCTAAAAGTCCAAACGTAGCACCTAGGAACATGTTCCTCGATTCTAATCtgttggggtgcagggatggcgcagtggtgagagcactcgcctcccaccagtgtgacccgggttcgattcccaggtccgacgtcatatgtgggttgaatttgttgattCCCTACATTGCACGGAAAGGTTTTTATCCCGGTACTCCGGttcagtttcccctctcctcaaaaatcaaaatttgacttgatctGTGTTAAttgctaatttcagtttacagtgtcccaaattagtgctccagcgctagaacgactagatcCTTTCACTGTTCATTTTGAGGTAGTTTTCGTTCCGGCTTTGGTTCACCAAGGTTCAACGCCTAAGTTACAATGAATCAACCTTTGCAATTATATTCAAGTCAAATAAATGCAACTACTTCTATTATGTCCCTGCCCAATTGTAATGTAcaaccaagtgaagctatgatcctctcagttatgattcatttcatatatcatctcGTTCGTTGTAATATACACATTATTCAAGGCTCACTTACTCAGAATTTCCTGTCAATTTGGAGCAAATTCAGTCGACTTCACTCTTGCCGCTCTCACTTGTTCTTGTAATTTCTATTTGAAACAATCCACTCAAGAAAGCATACGCAGTCATCGCCACAGTAGCAAATACAACCGCCAGCAATGTGTTGCGTCGCTCAGCACTGTCTGCTGAAGCATCCTCTTGGGTGGGAGAGCGTCTCGCAGAAGGTTGACCTTGTTGCTGCTGTtctaaagttaaaaattaaaaacgaaTCACCCGAAGTTTCCGGAAAGAAATGGCACAAACTTTTATTTTTGAAGCGCATTTCCGATCAATGACCGGAACACAACACACATCAATCTCCAATCTCTTGTTTCATTCATGCTTTGTGAAACAACGGCAATAAATAAAGAAACTGAATGGAGGACATTTTAAACAGTCAAGAAATACCTTGTTTTACAACATGACTAAAACAGTCCGAGGGCCAGGAACTAAAAACAACCAATCACGTTGCTTCATTTCTGGTCCCCCTAGAGCGATattttctcagtattggacaGGGTAATATGCCGAATGATCCCGCGCAATTTGGACCGACAGTACGAACTACTTTTCTCTCAAAGATAAAGGCAAAACTTCTCAGTGGATGGCTGACACAGAAATTCCCTGTTTTTATCTTGAAATACAGTGTactaacatttttcaaagactcAAATAGTGGTTAAGcaactaaaatgtcaaaatcctcACATTCGGGCGAGAATTTACACAGAAATGGTAGCAACAGCCTTGACAATGAAACTGAACGCGAAGTCAACAATAATAACTAATACCGACAAGATTTTATTACTGCACAAAGGTCGGTCAATGCATTAAAGACCTTATAGGCAAGAAATTGTGGTGGCTCTCACAGGAGTCGAACCTAGGATctctgtgatgccggtgcaatgctctacaaaCTGAACAATGAAGCCATACAGTTGGAAGCAGATCAATAATTTGTTGAGCTATGAGCTCATGTGTTCTCGTGAAAGGACTTAAGGatagtgcctactaattcaaaggtatttttgtcctggtttatgattatgcaggaaacgttgatcttaacaagtgttattcaaatccaaaaagaaaaaatgggtaaccacgcatttttgtaaaagatatttgatgaataatatttgtaacatgttttaaaatataaagcaatgtatggcgttctttcacaaattgaagcttaaatgtctcttaaaaatgcatggttaccctcaattatttcctttttggataccatgagcaattactaagatctactttctccggatggTTTTAACCCGTGCAAAAATactcctgtattagtaagcatcaccaataagaaacccgagtatctcgagatgcacagaacctatgcgcaataacaatagtaggtgcCACCCTTAATAAATGTAATAGctttacatctttgaagtgcgAGCTATAGACGAGAGGGAGAAATGACCCTCACTGTTATCTGGataatttaagaaattgtctcttatagacacctgaaaaatataTAGAGTTCTTACACAGAAatacatgagcccaacaaaatgACCTCCTTCCAACTGCGTGACTTCATTGCTCAGTTGGAAGAGCACTGCACCGGTATTGCAGGGGTCATGGTATTACATTGTATTGCATGGGGTCATGGTATTGCAGGGGTCATGGGCTGGAATCCTGTTGGACCCACAGgaattttttcaggtttctatAAGGCACAACTGCTTAAATTTGCCAGCTAAGAGCAAGGATCATTTCTCCCTCTCGTCTATAGCCTATACTTCAAATATATAAATCtattaaataaaatttcatGTATTTCCCATCATACCTTTCCTTGCTTACATTGCTGGTAGCTTAGCTAACACTAAAATTAACATACAACTACAACACTTCTCCAGAGATGCAAATAAAAAATGGATGCcccattttgtttgcttgtgcTCAAGGAACTTCCACATGTACTACCTAGGATTTGAAGTTATGGGTAATTaaacaacttgaaaaacaagGTGATAAGGCTTACCTTCTGTTTCTGGAGGAAAGTAACGCTGCAGCACACGCCCAAAGAACATGGACAAATTTTCATAGCCTTGCAAGTAGTTATGAAGTTTGTTATTAGGTAATGGAGCTTTGCAAATTACAGCAAGATTAGCAAAAACAACCGCATCGAGATAGGTAGGCCTGAAAAGATTCAGTCAGTTTGTGAGCTGAAGGAGCTTATGATACAAATTGCTTCAAAAGtaccaaaaaaatattgaatatgTCATCACCTGTCTCCAAAGAAAAACTCCTTGTCACCAAGTATGGTGGATAAAAATTTGAAGCATTCCAAGGCATCTTTGAAAAGCTGAAATAAATGATATTATTCATCAACTGTTTAGGATGCagatgaaacaaaaaaaccatgttGCTGATGAAAATTACAACAAACAGACAGCTACATTCTGCAAATAAAATTACGATGGgcaaatattttgaattaaGAGACTGTTTAGcacaaataaccgctaaaaacgaGACTAAAACTGTgttagattattattattattattattattattattattattattattattattattattctatctcCTTTAACTTTATGCCGATTTACAACACAATAGCTGAGCCCATTCCTTGGGCCTAGGGCCAAAATGAGGTAGAAGTCTATCCTCCTTGATAGAGAGTGTCTTTCTCAGGATGCGAGATATTCCTAGCAGTGCAATCTTCTGTAGTTCACTAATTTTGATGTTACCCGGGATTTGTTTGGTGTACTTCTCCAAGCCCTTTTTTATTAGTCCCAGCGCTCCAATCACAACTGGGATCGTTGTGGTCTTCATCCCCCACATTCGCTCAATCTCAATTTCAAGGTCTTtatattttgacagcttttcAGTAACTTTAACTGAAGTGTTCTTTTCAGTAGGGATGGACATATCAATGAGTAGGCAGCTTTTCTCCTGTTTGTCTTTTATTACAATGTCTGGTCTGTTGGCTTTTATGTCGCGGTCTGTCTGTATTGGCATATCCCACAAGATTGTGATGTTGTCTCTTTCTGTTACTGTTTGGGGTTCATGCTcataccattattattattattattattattattattattattattattattattattattgttgttgttgttgttgttgttgttagttgGTACTGCAGGTCAAACCTTGTTTTCCAACTGCAAGTTATCTGTTTCTTGGGAGTAAGCTCCTTCACAGATTTGACTCCTTTTTTGTCTTGACATTTTTCCCGGAACAAAGTAGTTGAGAGGAAATGGTAGCCTCTTAGCATACCAAGGTCGAGTCAATTTGGTATAATTGCTTTCATCCATCCAGAAAGTATACGACTGCAAAATCAAATAAGTATAATATTGTCAATCCCAGTGTAttaaacttttattttttatcattgagggagtttttataattttttc from Montipora capricornis isolate CH-2021 chromosome 2, ASM3666992v2, whole genome shotgun sequence includes the following:
- the LOC138038441 gene encoding metaxin-1-like isoform X1; this encodes MAAVMEVRAWSGDWSLPSIDTRCLEVLAYAKFAGCPLKVDRCNNPWKSPLGEGSLLCLNPSYYSAKGKHFIGQSLEEVQVPLTERVQRPYWEFPVLRSGGDVVTTTSKIMDYFRRKNFNADYHLNAKQGADTLAFVSMVHSKLYPAISYTFWMDESNYTKLTRPWYAKRLPFPLNYFVPGKMSRQKRSQICEGAYSQETDNLQLENKLFKDALECFKFLSTILGDKEFFFGDRPTYLDAVVFANLAVICKAPLPNNKLHNYLQGYENLSMFFGRVLQRYFPPETEEQQQQGQPSARRSPTQEDASADSAERRNTLLAVVFATVAMTAYAFLSGLFQIEITRTSESGKSEVD
- the LOC138038441 gene encoding metaxin-1-like isoform X2, which gives rise to MAAVMEVRAWSGDWSLPSIDTRCLEVLAYAKFAGCPLKVDRCNNPWKSPLGEFPVLRSGGDVVTTTSKIMDYFRRKNFNADYHLNAKQGADTLAFVSMVHSKLYPAISYTFWMDESNYTKLTRPWYAKRLPFPLNYFVPGKMSRQKRSQICEGAYSQETDNLQLENKLFKDALECFKFLSTILGDKEFFFGDRPTYLDAVVFANLAVICKAPLPNNKLHNYLQGYENLSMFFGRVLQRYFPPETEEQQQQGQPSARRSPTQEDASADSAERRNTLLAVVFATVAMTAYAFLSGLFQIEITRTSESGKSEVD